CAGCACCAGCGTCCTGGATCGCAAGGAGCCTTAAACCGCCGCGTAGATGCTCTGGAACAGGATGGCGCCGTCGGCGCTGCCCAGTTCGGCTTCGAACGCACGGTCCGGGTGAGGCATCATCCCCAGCACATTGCCGCGCTCGTTCTGCAGGCCGGCGATGTCGCCGACCGAGCCGTTGGGGTTGTCGACGTAGCGGAAGACGACCTGGCCCTCGCCCTCGATGCGTTTCAGCGTCTCTTCGTCGGCGTAGTAGTTCCCGTCGGCGTTGCCCTGGGTCATGACGATTTCGCGCTGGCCCTGATAGCCCGAGGTGAAGCGGGTCTGGCCGTTGGCGACGGTGATGCTGATCGGCTTGCAGATGTATTTCAGGCTGCTGTTGCGCATCAGGGCGCCCGGCAGCATCCCGGCTTCGCACAGGACCTGGAAGCCGTTGCAGATGCCGACCACGGTGACGCCGTCGTCGGCGGCCTTCTTGACCGCCTGCATGATCGGGGCTTGGGCCGCCATCGCGCCGCAGCGCAGATAGTCGCCGTAGGAGAAGCCGCCCGGCAGGACGATCAGGTCGAGGCCCTTGGGCAGTTCGGTCTCGGCGTGCCAGACCATCTGGACCTGTTCGCCAGTGGAACGTTCGACGGCGACCTTGCAGTCGCGATCGCAGTTGGAACCGGGGAAAACAATGACGGCTGCGCTCATGGCCGGGCCTCCTAGCACCCTTCGCGAGGAATGTCAGGCGGGGCCGCAAAATGAAAAGGCCGCCCACGGCGGGGCGGCCTTTCCTGTCAGAGCGAACGCCCGGCTCAGGCTGTCTGGCGACGGCGCTGCAGCGTCAGGGCCGCAAAGCCCGCCAGCGCCATGGCCAGCAGGATCATGGCCCACTCCGTCAGGGTCGGGACGGCGGCGGGGGTCGAGGTGGTCGTGGGGCCTACCGCGATGCTGGAAGGATTGACGCCGACCGTGATGGTGTCGACCACGGTGTTCGTGGCCGTATTGATGACCGACACCGTTCCGGGAATCCCGCCGCCAGGGGCGCCGTAGTTGGCGACGTAGAGCCGCGATCCATCGCTGGAAAAAGCCAGCGAGTGAGGGTTCGTCCCGACATTGGCAGTGGCTATCGGCGCAAGGTTTGTGGTGTCGTAGCTGCCGACAGAAGCGGAGCCGTATTGGACGACATGGACGGAGTTCCCGTTGGGATGGACCGCCGAGGCGTGGGGGCTCATTCCGACTGGATAGTCGCCCATCGCCGAATGGTCGCTTGTTCTGATTTTGGTCAATTTGCCGTCCATGGCGTTGGCGACGTAGGCGAAGCTTCCGTCACTGGAGAAGGCGACGTTGTAGGCGGACGGCCCGACCGGCACAGTCCGGACGACCTCGTGGTCGCTCGTCCGGATGACGGAGACGGTGCTGCTGTTGAAGTTGACGGCGTAAACAAAGGCGTTGTCAGGCGAAACGGCCACGCTGATGGGGCCGTCTTCGACCATCACAGTGGCGACGACGGCATTGCTGGCCGTGTCGATGACCGAGACGGTGTCCGAGCCGAAGTTGGCGCTGTAGGCGCGGGCGCCGTTGGGCGATACCGCCACGCTATAGGGCGTGGTTTCGACGGAAATGGTGTGCACCAGGGCGTGGCTGGCGGTGTCGATGACTGAAACAGTGCCGCTGCCGGCGTTTGCGGCGTAGGCGCGAGCGCCATTGGGCGAGATGGCTATGCCCTGGGGGTTGGCCCCGACGGCGACGGTATGGATCGAGTTCCCCTCATTGGGACGAATGATCGAAACCGTGTTGGAGCCGGCGTTGGCGACATACAAGGTCTGAGCAAACGCCGGACCGGCCAACCCCATCGCAACGACGGCGCCGAGAAGCACGCGTCGCACGCGCCCGGCGACTGGCGTAATATTCATGATTGAGCCTTCCCCTCTGTGCAAGAAACGCTGGTTTCTCGCAGTCTGGGAAAAAGCACTCTTCATTGCTTATGGCAACGCTTGATGAGCGGTTATGATCACGATGTTCTGCCGCGCCCGGTC
Above is a window of Brevundimonas naejangsanensis DNA encoding:
- the purQ gene encoding phosphoribosylformylglycinamidine synthase subunit PurQ, with product MSAAVIVFPGSNCDRDCKVAVERSTGEQVQMVWHAETELPKGLDLIVLPGGFSYGDYLRCGAMAAQAPIMQAVKKAADDGVTVVGICNGFQVLCEAGMLPGALMRNSSLKYICKPISITVANGQTRFTSGYQGQREIVMTQGNADGNYYADEETLKRIEGEGQVVFRYVDNPNGSVGDIAGLQNERGNVLGMMPHPDRAFEAELGSADGAILFQSIYAAV
- a CDS encoding IPTL-CTERM sorting domain-containing protein translates to MNITPVAGRVRRVLLGAVVAMGLAGPAFAQTLYVANAGSNTVSIIRPNEGNSIHTVAVGANPQGIAISPNGARAYAANAGSGTVSVIDTASHALVHTISVETTPYSVAVSPNGARAYSANFGSDTVSVIDTASNAVVATVMVEDGPISVAVSPDNAFVYAVNFNSSTVSVIRTSDHEVVRTVPVGPSAYNVAFSSDGSFAYVANAMDGKLTKIRTSDHSAMGDYPVGMSPHASAVHPNGNSVHVVQYGSASVGSYDTTNLAPIATANVGTNPHSLAFSSDGSRLYVANYGAPGGGIPGTVSVINTATNTVVDTITVGVNPSSIAVGPTTTSTPAAVPTLTEWAMILLAMALAGFAALTLQRRRQTA